One window of the Pseudomonas sihuiensis genome contains the following:
- a CDS encoding DUF4136 domain-containing protein — MRTAIAILILPLLAACQSQNPYQAESLPMPPAPPGAATTFDRSAYPAAPRNYGRYRSWSWLDGRAPGGDQLADSVSAGLDQYGLRPALNGPGDVLVNARISQETRLRQYQDNVGGYYGTGSHWDRRYGAYGSVPIVRTYEQKVAVVRIELIDPRDRQVVWSGSGEAVAGKDQAAQADAMRAAIRSALDGYPPY; from the coding sequence ATGCGCACCGCCATAGCCATACTCATCCTGCCGCTGCTGGCCGCTTGCCAGAGCCAGAACCCTTACCAGGCCGAATCACTGCCGATGCCGCCGGCACCGCCTGGCGCGGCGACGACCTTCGACCGCAGCGCCTATCCAGCGGCACCGCGTAACTACGGCCGCTACCGCAGCTGGAGCTGGCTGGATGGCCGTGCGCCTGGCGGCGATCAGTTGGCCGACAGCGTCAGCGCCGGCCTCGACCAGTACGGTCTGCGCCCGGCACTCAATGGTCCCGGCGACGTGCTGGTCAACGCCCGTATCAGCCAGGAAACCCGCCTGCGCCAATATCAGGACAACGTCGGTGGCTACTACGGCACCGGCAGCCACTGGGACCGCCGCTACGGCGCCTACGGTAGTGTCCCTATCGTGCGCACCTACGAACAGAAAGTGGCGGTAGTGCGCATCGAACTGATCGACCCACGCGACCGCCAGGTGGTCTGGTCAGGCAGCGGCGAAGCCGTGGCCGGCAAGGACCAGGCGGCGCAGGCCGACGCCATGCGCGCGGCCATCCGCAGCGCGCTGGACGGCTATCCCCCCTATTGA
- a CDS encoding methyltransferase domain-containing protein — translation MSDRHFDELATRFAEKIYGGAKGAIRLAVLQADLAEALPDRPLRVLDVGAGLGHMSLWLAQRGHQVTLAEPAEPMLEGARQRFAEAGQSATLIQAPWQELLGQLQEPFDLVLCHAVLEWLAEPAAILPVLHQLTAKDGWLSLAFYNKDALIYRNLLKGHFRKLRKEHFAGEKQSLTPQQPVDPRELATQLAAYWQVESRSGVRVFHDYMPQQFQAKAELIDLLEMELAHRRHPSFEGLGRYLHWICRPR, via the coding sequence ATGAGTGATCGCCACTTCGATGAGCTCGCCACCCGTTTCGCCGAGAAGATCTACGGCGGCGCCAAGGGTGCGATCCGCCTCGCCGTGCTGCAGGCCGACCTGGCCGAGGCGCTGCCGGATCGCCCGCTGCGCGTGCTGGATGTCGGCGCCGGCCTGGGCCACATGAGCCTGTGGCTGGCCCAGCGCGGTCACCAGGTCACCCTGGCCGAGCCGGCCGAACCCATGCTCGAAGGTGCGCGCCAGCGCTTCGCCGAAGCCGGCCAGAGCGCTACGCTCATCCAGGCGCCCTGGCAGGAACTGCTCGGCCAACTGCAGGAGCCCTTCGACCTGGTGCTGTGCCACGCCGTGCTGGAGTGGCTGGCCGAGCCGGCAGCCATCCTGCCAGTGCTGCACCAACTGACGGCCAAAGATGGCTGGCTGTCGCTGGCCTTCTACAACAAGGACGCGCTGATCTACCGCAACCTGCTCAAGGGCCATTTTCGCAAGCTGCGCAAGGAACACTTCGCCGGCGAGAAACAGAGCCTGACGCCACAGCAACCGGTCGACCCACGGGAGCTGGCCACGCAACTCGCGGCCTACTGGCAGGTCGAAAGCCGTAGCGGCGTACGCGTATTCCACGATTACATGCCGCAGCAATTCCAGGCCAAGGCCGAACTGATCGACCTGCTGGAAATGGAACTGGCGCACCGCCGCCACCCCAGCTTCGAGGGGCTCGGCCGCTACCTGCACTGGATCTGCCGACCACGCTGA
- a CDS encoding 3-oxoacyl-ACP reductase, translated as MSDRYLAFANSSTGRRLVGALGLPAPVRLERWMAGRVRPVDGALLLGGEGELLQAVMPFANKLTDQLFSARDGQLDLPRWTAEHGPKLKALVFDASHLTRFEQLIELRDFFQPTFKGLANSPRVVVLGRAPESIKDPVAASVQRSLEGFTRSLGKEIRRGGSVQLLYVGKGGEQQLEGALRFFLSPKSAYVSGQVLRLGACGEQVKDWTRPLAGKKALVTGASRGIGAAIAEVLARDGAEVVLLDVPQAADALQALAARLGGRAVTLDICADDAPQLLVEALPDGLDIVVHNAGITRDKTLAKMSDAFWNSVIDVNLKAPQVLTQALLDADKLHDNGRVVLIASISGIAGNMGQTNYAVSKAGVIGLAQAWAPALAKKGISINAVAPGFIETQMTAAIPLGIREAGRRMNSMSQGGLPQDVAEAVAWFAQPGSGAVTAQVLRVCGQSLLGA; from the coding sequence ATGTCCGATCGTTACCTCGCTTTCGCCAACTCCTCCACCGGCCGCCGCCTGGTTGGCGCCCTCGGCCTGCCGGCGCCTGTGCGCCTGGAACGCTGGATGGCCGGCCGCGTGCGACCGGTGGACGGCGCCCTGCTGCTCGGTGGTGAAGGCGAACTGCTCCAGGCCGTGATGCCCTTCGCCAACAAGCTCACCGATCAATTGTTCTCAGCTCGCGACGGCCAGCTCGACCTGCCACGCTGGACCGCCGAGCACGGCCCCAAACTCAAGGCGCTGGTCTTCGACGCCAGCCACCTGACCCGTTTCGAACAGCTGATCGAGCTGCGCGATTTCTTCCAGCCCACCTTCAAGGGGTTGGCCAATAGCCCTCGCGTGGTGGTGCTGGGGCGCGCGCCCGAGTCGATCAAAGATCCTGTCGCCGCCAGCGTGCAGCGTTCACTGGAAGGTTTCACCCGCTCGCTGGGCAAGGAAATCCGTCGCGGTGGCAGCGTACAGTTGCTGTATGTCGGCAAGGGTGGCGAGCAGCAACTGGAAGGCGCGCTGCGCTTCTTCCTCTCGCCCAAGAGTGCCTATGTTTCTGGCCAGGTGCTGCGCCTGGGCGCCTGCGGCGAACAGGTCAAGGACTGGACGCGCCCATTGGCCGGCAAGAAGGCCCTGGTCACCGGCGCCTCGCGCGGCATCGGTGCCGCCATCGCCGAAGTGCTCGCCCGTGACGGCGCCGAGGTGGTGCTGCTCGATGTGCCACAGGCAGCCGATGCGCTGCAGGCGCTGGCGGCGCGCCTGGGTGGACGCGCCGTGACCCTGGATATCTGCGCCGACGATGCGCCGCAGCTCCTGGTCGAAGCCTTGCCCGACGGCCTCGACATCGTCGTGCACAACGCCGGCATCACCCGCGACAAGACCCTGGCGAAGATGAGCGACGCGTTCTGGAACTCGGTGATCGACGTCAACCTCAAGGCGCCGCAGGTTCTGACCCAGGCGCTGCTGGACGCCGACAAACTGCACGACAACGGCCGCGTGGTGCTGATCGCCTCGATCAGCGGCATCGCCGGCAACATGGGCCAGACCAACTACGCGGTGAGCAAGGCTGGCGTTATCGGCCTGGCTCAGGCCTGGGCACCGGCCCTGGCGAAGAAAGGCATCAGCATCAACGCGGTAGCCCCCGGCTTCATCGAAACCCAGATGACCGCCGCCATTCCGCTTGGCATCCGCGAAGCCGGGCGACGGATGAATTCGATGAGTCAGGGTGGCCTGCCGCAGGACGTCGCCGAAGCCGTGGCCTGGTTCGCCCAACCGGGCTCGGGCGCGGTGACCGCGCAGGTGCTGCGCGTGTGCGGGCAGAGCCTGCTGGGCGCCTGA
- a CDS encoding DUF4136 domain-containing protein: MMRNLSYLILALLLSGCASVSLERDFDPSRDFGAYRSWSWMDDKLAYQPNDARLKSDITEARISQAVAEQLEQRGLRQTADGQGDLKVQSVLIVDERQDQITTQYGGGWGGYWGGYWGGPAFTETRRVDYKVATLQIDLYDAKDGKLVWRGSGEQVMRSQPPTPAERERAIRETVTQVLSQYPPR; encoded by the coding sequence ATCATGCGTAACCTGTCCTACCTGATCCTGGCCCTGCTGTTGAGTGGCTGCGCCAGCGTCAGCCTGGAGCGCGACTTCGACCCCAGCCGCGACTTCGGCGCCTACCGCAGCTGGAGCTGGATGGACGACAAGCTCGCCTACCAACCCAATGATGCACGCCTGAAGAGCGATATCACCGAGGCGCGCATCAGCCAGGCCGTCGCCGAACAACTCGAGCAACGCGGCCTGCGCCAGACAGCCGATGGCCAGGGTGACCTGAAAGTCCAGAGCGTGCTGATCGTCGACGAGCGCCAGGATCAGATCACCACCCAGTACGGCGGTGGCTGGGGCGGCTATTGGGGGGGCTACTGGGGCGGCCCGGCTTTCACCGAAACGCGCCGCGTGGACTACAAGGTCGCGACCCTGCAGATCGACCTGTACGACGCCAAAGATGGCAAGCTGGTCTGGCGCGGCAGCGGTGAGCAGGTGATGCGCAGCCAGCCGCCGACACCGGCCGAACGCGAACGAGCGATCCGCGAAACCGTCACCCAGGTGCTCTCGCAATATCCTCCGCGCTGA
- a CDS encoding acetyl-CoA C-acetyltransferase, with amino-acid sequence MTQLRRVAIVGGNRIPFARSNTVYARASNQEMLTSALEGLVERFNLHGERLGEVVAGAVLKHSRDFNLTRECVLGSRLAPETPAYDLQQACGTGLEAAILVANKIALGQIDCGIAGGVDTTSDAPIGVNEGLRQILLEANRSKSTGDKIKSLLKIRPRHLAPHIPRNGEPRTGLSMGEHCELMAQRWAIPRDEQDQLALASHQKLAASYAEGWHDDLMTPFLGLTRDQNLRPDISAEKLATLKPCFERGPRGTLTPANSTPLTDGASLVLLASEEWAKARGLPVLAYLRDGEAAAVDFVQGKEGLLMAPVYAVPRLLARNGLTLQDFDYYEIHEAFAAQVLCTLKAWEDADYCKERLGLDAPLGAIDRSKMNVKGSSLAAGHPFAATGGRIVANLAKLLSVAGEGRGLISICAAGGQGVTAILER; translated from the coding sequence ATGACCCAGTTGCGCCGGGTCGCCATCGTAGGCGGCAACCGTATCCCGTTCGCCCGTTCCAACACCGTCTACGCCAGGGCGAGCAATCAGGAGATGCTGACCAGCGCCCTCGAAGGGCTGGTGGAGCGTTTCAATCTGCATGGCGAGCGCCTCGGCGAGGTGGTGGCCGGTGCGGTGCTCAAGCACTCGCGAGACTTCAACCTGACCCGCGAGTGCGTGCTGGGCTCGCGCTTGGCGCCGGAGACGCCGGCCTACGACCTGCAGCAGGCCTGCGGCACTGGCCTGGAGGCAGCGATATTGGTGGCCAACAAGATCGCCCTCGGGCAGATCGACTGCGGCATCGCCGGCGGTGTCGACACCACCTCCGACGCGCCCATCGGCGTCAATGAGGGGTTGCGCCAGATTCTGCTGGAGGCCAATCGCAGCAAGAGCACCGGCGACAAGATCAAGAGCCTGCTGAAGATTCGCCCGCGCCACCTGGCGCCGCACATTCCGCGCAACGGCGAGCCGCGCACCGGCTTGTCGATGGGCGAGCATTGCGAGCTGATGGCGCAGCGCTGGGCCATCCCGCGTGACGAGCAGGATCAGTTGGCACTGGCCAGTCACCAGAAGCTGGCGGCGTCCTACGCCGAAGGTTGGCACGATGACCTGATGACGCCGTTTCTCGGCCTGACCCGCGACCAGAATCTGCGCCCGGACATCAGCGCGGAGAAGCTTGCGACCCTCAAGCCCTGTTTCGAGCGCGGACCACGTGGCACGCTGACCCCGGCCAACTCCACGCCGCTGACCGATGGCGCCTCGCTGGTGCTGCTGGCCAGTGAGGAATGGGCCAAGGCCCGCGGCCTGCCGGTGCTGGCCTATCTGCGCGATGGCGAGGCGGCGGCGGTGGATTTCGTCCAGGGCAAGGAGGGCCTGCTGATGGCGCCGGTGTACGCGGTACCGCGTCTGCTGGCGCGCAATGGCCTGACCCTGCAGGACTTCGATTACTACGAGATCCACGAGGCCTTCGCCGCGCAGGTGCTGTGCACGCTCAAGGCCTGGGAAGACGCCGACTACTGCAAGGAGCGCCTGGGCCTGGACGCGCCGCTGGGTGCCATCGACCGCAGCAAGATGAACGTCAAGGGCAGCTCGCTGGCTGCCGGGCACCCGTTCGCCGCCACCGGCGGGCGCATCGTCGCCAACCTGGCCAAGCTGCTGTCGGTGGCCGGTGAGGGGCGCGGCCTGATCTCCATCTGCGCGGCAGGCGGTCAGGGTGTGACCGCAATCCTCGAGCGGTAA
- a CDS encoding cytochrome ubiquinol oxidase subunit I gives MFGLEALDLARIQFAFTISFHIVFPAITIGLASYLAVLEGLWLKTSNTLYRDLYHFWSKIFAVNFGMGVVSGLVMAYQFGTNWSAFSDFAGAVTGPLLTYEVLTAFFLEAGFLGVMLFGWNRVGPGLHFFSTVMVAIGTLISTFWILASNSWMHTPQGYEIIDGRVIPVDWFAVVFNPSFPYRLAHMATAAFLATAFFVGASAAWHLLRGRDNPAIRKMLSMALWMALLVAPVQAFIGDLHGLNTLKYQPAKIAAIEGHWENVGDEPTPLILFGWPDMEREETRFKVEIPALGSLILTHSLDKQVPALKDFPPEDRANSTIVFWTFRVMVAMGLMMILTGLWGTWLRRGERLYTCRPFLHLAVWMGPSGIIAILAGWYTTEIGRQPWIVHGLMRTADASSGHSAAQLGFTLALFVVVYFVLFGAGIGYMLRLVRKGPKIDEGKETSEGGPGQPRTPARPLSAAEEGLEDGETDTLPERS, from the coding sequence ATGTTCGGCCTAGAGGCGCTTGATCTCGCCCGAATCCAGTTTGCCTTCACCATTTCCTTCCACATCGTCTTTCCGGCCATCACCATCGGTCTGGCCAGCTACTTGGCGGTGCTCGAAGGTCTGTGGTTGAAGACCAGCAATACGCTGTACCGCGATCTTTACCACTTCTGGTCGAAGATCTTCGCGGTCAACTTCGGCATGGGCGTGGTCTCCGGTCTGGTCATGGCCTATCAGTTCGGCACCAACTGGAGTGCGTTCTCCGACTTTGCCGGGGCGGTCACCGGGCCACTGCTGACTTACGAGGTGCTCACCGCGTTCTTCCTCGAAGCGGGCTTCCTCGGCGTCATGCTGTTCGGCTGGAATCGCGTCGGGCCGGGTCTGCACTTCTTCTCCACGGTGATGGTGGCCATCGGCACGCTGATCTCGACCTTCTGGATTCTCGCCTCCAACAGCTGGATGCACACGCCACAGGGCTACGAGATCATCGATGGTCGGGTGATCCCGGTGGACTGGTTCGCCGTGGTCTTCAACCCCTCGTTCCCCTATCGCCTGGCGCACATGGCCACCGCGGCGTTCCTCGCCACTGCCTTCTTCGTTGGCGCCTCGGCGGCCTGGCACCTGCTGCGCGGGCGTGACAACCCGGCGATCCGCAAGATGCTCTCGATGGCACTATGGATGGCCCTGCTGGTGGCGCCGGTGCAGGCCTTCATCGGTGACCTGCACGGCCTCAACACGCTCAAGTATCAGCCAGCGAAGATCGCCGCCATCGAGGGTCACTGGGAAAACGTCGGTGACGAGCCGACCCCGCTGATCCTCTTCGGCTGGCCGGACATGGAGCGCGAGGAAACCCGCTTCAAGGTGGAGATCCCCGCGCTCGGCAGCCTGATCCTGACCCACAGCCTGGACAAGCAGGTGCCGGCGCTCAAGGACTTCCCGCCGGAAGACCGGGCCAATTCCACCATCGTCTTCTGGACCTTCCGCGTCATGGTCGCCATGGGCCTGATGATGATCCTCACCGGCCTGTGGGGCACCTGGCTACGTCGCGGCGAGCGGTTGTATACCTGCCGGCCGTTCCTGCACCTGGCGGTGTGGATGGGCCCCAGCGGCATCATCGCCATCCTCGCGGGCTGGTACACCACCGAGATCGGCCGCCAGCCCTGGATCGTTCATGGCCTGATGCGTACCGCCGATGCTTCGTCAGGGCATAGTGCGGCGCAGCTGGGCTTCACTCTGGCGCTGTTCGTGGTGGTCTATTTCGTGCTGTTCGGTGCGGGTATCGGCTACATGCTGCGCCTGGTGCGCAAGGGGCCGAAGATCGACGAGGGTAAGGAAACCTCAGAGGGTGGTCCTGGCCAACCGCGTACGCCAGCGCGTCCGCTGTCGGCTGCCGAAGAAGGCCTGGAAGATGGCGAAACCGACACCTTGCCGGAGAGGAGCTGA
- a CDS encoding MaoC family dehydratase, with protein MAIDWLDLDTPPALPGLFLRAALRRKVTGRQLPNIGLRCRVEVEPQHLARYRQVCAIADSPYLPPVYPHVLAFGLQMKLLTDRRFPFPLLGLVHLENRVRVLRPLGGLGPFQISVQVTDLQPHDKGATFSLITRLEDQLGLLWEGDSRILCRALRLEGQVPLRAEQPPLELTPLADWGAPADTGRRYARVAGDYNPIHLYAATARLFGFPRAIAHGLWNKARSLAALQAHLPQAGYVVEVRFQKPVLLPTHVALQASEPGANGQFRLVGESDTPHMAGSWQPLTV; from the coding sequence ATGGCCATCGACTGGCTCGATCTCGATACACCACCGGCCCTGCCCGGCCTGTTCCTGCGCGCAGCCCTGCGCCGCAAGGTGACTGGCCGCCAGCTGCCCAATATCGGTCTGCGCTGCCGTGTGGAGGTGGAGCCGCAGCACCTGGCGCGCTATCGCCAGGTCTGCGCTATCGCAGACAGCCCCTACCTGCCACCGGTCTATCCGCATGTGCTGGCCTTCGGTCTGCAGATGAAGTTGCTCACCGACCGCCGCTTTCCGTTCCCACTGCTGGGCCTGGTGCATCTGGAGAATCGTGTCCGCGTATTGCGTCCGCTGGGCGGGCTGGGGCCGTTCCAGATCAGCGTGCAGGTCACTGACCTGCAACCGCACGACAAGGGCGCCACTTTCAGCCTGATCACCCGTTTGGAAGATCAGCTCGGCCTGCTCTGGGAAGGTGACAGCCGCATTCTCTGCCGCGCCCTGCGTCTCGAAGGGCAGGTGCCACTGCGCGCCGAACAGCCGCCGCTGGAGCTGACGCCACTGGCCGACTGGGGCGCGCCCGCCGATACCGGACGGCGCTACGCGCGCGTGGCTGGAGACTACAACCCGATCCACCTGTACGCCGCAACGGCACGTCTGTTCGGCTTCCCGCGTGCGATCGCCCATGGTCTGTGGAACAAGGCGCGCAGCCTGGCGGCCCTGCAGGCACACCTGCCGCAGGCCGGCTACGTGGTCGAGGTGCGGTTCCAGAAGCCGGTGCTGCTGCCCACCCACGTGGCCCTGCAAGCCAGCGAGCCGGGCGCCAACGGCCAGTTCCGCCTCGTCGGCGAAAGCGACACCCCGCATATGGCCGGTAGCTGGCAGCCGTTGACTGTCTGA
- a CDS encoding nucleotide pyrophosphohydrolase produces the protein MNLAELTARMHAIRDHNDWRRYQSPKNLVMAASVEMAELVEIFQWLNEEQSRQLPPEQLAHAGQEVADVVLYLLQLCSELGLDMNQAVLDKLADNERRFLK, from the coding sequence ATGAACCTCGCTGAACTTACCGCCCGCATGCACGCCATTCGCGATCACAACGACTGGCGCCGTTACCAAAGCCCGAAGAACCTGGTCATGGCCGCCAGCGTGGAAATGGCCGAGCTGGTGGAAATCTTCCAGTGGCTGAACGAGGAGCAGTCGCGCCAACTGCCCCCAGAGCAGCTCGCCCATGCCGGGCAGGAAGTGGCCGATGTGGTGCTCTACCTGCTGCAACTGTGCAGCGAGCTGGGCCTCGACATGAACCAGGCGGTGCTCGACAAGCTCGCCGACAACGAACGGCGCTTCCTCAAATGA
- a CDS encoding AraC family transcriptional regulator — protein MRDLTDDVALMRPVIDALRASGTDPDRVLVRVGLPPGGLPAGRFPHAAQAAFWKAASEECGEEHVGLYLAQHLPAFHGLLLEYLFLSSETFGVGLRHALRYVRLLSDTLSARLDVDGDMAVLTLGVEADTPRHFPEMLAGAVIRLFAALTENDFRPREVRFIHAEGASAERYQAVYGCPVRLGAEDCALLFDAAVLDKASRHAAPELLRMHESLARRQLAEVERLDLVRQVRELIAELLVNGGATLEQVAARLNMPARRLRERLAMAGVRFNDLITDYRCRLAKELLLKTDERIEVIVERTGFSEPSTFYRAFKRWVGETPVEFRKRGKG, from the coding sequence ATGCGTGACCTGACCGACGATGTGGCGCTGATGCGCCCGGTAATCGATGCCCTGCGTGCCAGCGGAACTGATCCTGACCGCGTGCTGGTGCGCGTTGGCCTGCCTCCTGGCGGGCTGCCGGCTGGCCGCTTTCCCCATGCGGCCCAGGCCGCGTTCTGGAAGGCCGCCAGCGAAGAGTGCGGCGAGGAGCACGTCGGCCTGTACCTGGCCCAGCACCTGCCCGCTTTCCATGGCCTGCTTCTGGAGTACCTGTTTCTCTCCAGCGAAACCTTTGGCGTTGGCCTGCGCCACGCGCTGCGCTACGTGCGCCTGCTCTCCGACACCCTCAGTGCGCGTCTGGACGTGGACGGCGATATGGCCGTGCTGACGTTGGGCGTGGAGGCCGACACGCCGCGCCATTTTCCGGAGATGTTGGCAGGGGCAGTGATCCGCCTGTTCGCGGCCTTGACCGAAAACGATTTTCGCCCCCGTGAAGTGCGTTTCATACATGCCGAGGGCGCATCCGCGGAACGCTATCAGGCGGTTTACGGCTGCCCGGTGCGCCTCGGCGCCGAGGACTGCGCGCTACTGTTCGACGCTGCGGTTCTGGACAAGGCTTCGCGCCACGCCGCACCTGAATTGCTGCGCATGCACGAGTCGTTGGCGCGGCGGCAATTGGCGGAAGTGGAGAGGCTGGACCTGGTGCGCCAGGTGCGCGAGCTGATCGCCGAGTTATTGGTCAATGGCGGCGCCACCCTGGAACAGGTAGCAGCGCGCTTGAACATGCCGGCACGGCGCCTGCGTGAGCGCCTGGCCATGGCTGGGGTGCGCTTCAACGACCTGATCACCGACTACCGCTGTCGCCTGGCCAAAGAGCTGCTGCTCAAGACCGATGAGCGCATCGAAGTGATAGTCGAGCGCACCGGTTTCTCCGAGCCGAGCACCTTCTACCGCGCGTTCAAGCGCTGGGTCGGGGAAACGCCGGTGGAGTTTCGCAAGCGCGGCAAGGGGTGA